The proteins below come from a single Drosophila kikkawai strain 14028-0561.14 chromosome 3R, DkikHiC1v2, whole genome shotgun sequence genomic window:
- the LOC108071268 gene encoding uncharacterized protein, whose translation MVEQGKEQETKDFHPAPVWLDASYLEPLLRDLKKDPGLRITGLEIKPATAKGDNYASVMTRVKVLFLRSSSKTPEIEFYIVKTTYENDPFASGIFSKYQVSTTEMLMYEKVLPQLSALIGETRQPEKLFATTLHVDYEHEAIIFEDLAVSKHVLADRLIGFDLEHTRLGLRKLAKMHAAAAVLNERKPGILTKFDHGLLNRHTKGFAHIFENLCDVAADFAATCPELGDYYARKLREVRKRVMEYSTRVYDPQPEEFNTLMHGDYWVNNVMMRYGERKEPLDMILIDFQFCSWSSPAVDLHYFFNTSVQSTIQFEQQEELIQYYHTVLVETLEDLKFVGYTPTLRQLVLQLEKGRFFAVSVSLVCQAILINDQTKDADFNALMKDDERGRNFRKGMYANKRLQENLKHMLPRFDRSGLLDVTD comes from the exons ATGGTGGAACAGGGCAAAGAGCAAGAGACCAAGGACTTCCATCCGGCGCCCGTTTGGCTAGATGCATCCTATCTAGAGCCCCTGCTGAGGGACTTGAAGAAGGATCCCGGCCTGAGAATCACCGGGCTAGAGATCAAGCCCGCCACCGCCAAGGGTGATAACTATGCCAGTGTTATGACCCGCGTCAAGGTTCTCTTCCTGCGATCGTCGTCCAAAACTCCGGAAATTGAATTCTATATTGTTAAGACCACGTACGAGAATGATCCGTTTGCCTCAGGCATATTCTCCAAGTACCAGGTCAGCACCACGGAGATGCTGATGTACGAGAAGGTGCTGCCCCAGTTGAGCGCCCTCATCGGAGAGACGCGCCAGCCGGAAAAGCTCTTCGCCACCACTTTGCATGTGGACTACGAGCACGAGGCCATCATATTCGAGGATCTGGCTGTGAGCAAGCATGTGCTAGCCGATCGCCTCATAGGTTTCGATCTGGAACACACCCGCTTGGGACTCCGAAAACTGGCCAAAATGCATGCGGCCGCCGCTGTCCTAAATGAACGAAAGCCCGGGATACTGACCAAGTTCGATCATGGCCTTCTCAATCGTCACACGAAGGGATTTGcacatatttttgaaaatctgTGTGATGTGGCAGCCGACTTTGCAGCCACATGTCCCGAGCTGGGAGATTACTACGCGCGTAAACTGAGGGAGGTGCGAAAGCGAGTGATGGAATACTCCACGCGGGTCTACGACCCACAGCCGGAAGAGTTCAACACCCTGATGCACGGCGATTATTGGGTAAACAACGTGATGATGCGCTACGGAGAGAGGAAGGAACCCCTGGACATGATCCTCATAGACTTCCAGTTCTGCAGCTGGTCCTCGCCGGCAGTGGACCTACACTACTTTTTCAATACCTCTGTGCAAAGCACCATTCAATTTGAACAACAGGAGGAACTAATTCAGTACTACCACACTGTGCTGGTAGAGACGCTGGAGGATCTCAAATTTGTCGGATACACGCCCACCCTGCGACAGCTGGTCTTGCAGCTGGAGAAGGGTCGATTCTTTG CCGTCAGCGTATCCCTGGTCTGCCAGGCTATATTGATCAACGATCAGACGAAAGACGCCGATTTCAATGCCTTGATGAAGGACGATGAGCGGGGAAGGAATTTTCGGAAAGGAATGTACGCCAATAAGAGACTGCAGGAGAATCTCAAACACATGCTGCCACGTTTCGACAGGAGCGGTCTTCTAGATGTCACCGACTGA
- the LOC108071260 gene encoding uncharacterized protein, with the protein MVEQGKEQETKDFHPAPVWLDASYLEPLLRDLKKDPGLRITGLEIKPATAKGDNYASVMTRVKVLFLRSSSKTPEIEFYIVKTTYENDPFASGIFSKYQVSTTEMLMYEKVLPQLNALIEETRQPEKLFATTLHVDYEHEAIIFEDLAVSKHVLADRLIGFDLKHTRLGLRKLAKMHAAAAVLNERKPGILTKFDRGIFNRHTKGFAPFFENMCDVAADFAATCPELGDHYALKLREVRKRVMEYSTRVYDPQPGEFNTLVHGDYWVNNVMMRYGERKEPLDMILIDFQFCSWSSPAVDLHYYFNTSVQSAIRFERQEELIQYYHTVLVETLEDLKFVGYTPTLRQLVLQLEKGRFFAVTVSLVCQAILTNDQTEDADFNALMKDDERGRNFRKVLYANKRLQENLKHMLPRFDRSGLLDVID; encoded by the exons ATGGTGGAACAGGGCAAAGAGCAAGAGACCAAGGACTTCCATCCGGCGCCCGTTTGGCTAGATGCATCCTATCTAGAGCCCCTGCTGAGAGATTTGAAGAAGGATCCCGGCCTGAGAATCACCGGGCTAGAGATCAAGCCCGCCACCGCCAAGGGTGATAACTATGCCAGTGTTATGACCCGCGTCAAGGTTCTCTTCCTGCGATCGTCGTCCAAAACTCCGGAAATTGAATTCTATATTGTGAAGACCACGTACGAGAATGATCCGTTTGCCTCAGGCATATTCTCCAAGTACCAGGTCAGCACCACGGAGATGCTGATGTACGAGAAGGTGCTGCCCCAGTTGAACGCCCTCATCGAAGAGACGCGCCAGCCGGAGAAGCTCTTCGCCACCACTTTGCATGTGGACTACGAGCACGAGGCCATCATTTTCGAAGATCTGGCTGTGAGCAAGCATGTGCTAGCCGATCGCCTCATAGGATTCGATCTAAAACACACCCGCTTGGGACTCCGAAAACTGGCCAAAATGCATGCGGCCGCCGCTGTCCTAAATGAACGAAAGCCCGGTATACTGACCAAGTTCGATCGTGGCATTTTTAACCGTCACACGAAAGGCTTTGCACCCTTCTTCGAAAATATGTGTGATGTGGCAGCAGACTTTGCAGCCACATGTCCCGAGCTGGGAGATCACTACGCCCTGAAGCTGAGGGAGGTGCGAAAGCGAGTGATGGAGTACTCCACGCGGGTCTACGATCCTCAGCCGGGTGAGTTCAACACCCTGGTGCACGGCGATTATTGGGTAAACAACGTGATGATGCGCTACGGAGAGAGGAAGGAACCCCTGGACATGATCCTCATCGACTTTCAGTTCTGCAGTTGGTCCTCACCAGCAGTGGACCTGCACTACTATTTCAATACCTCGGTGCAAAGCGCCATTCGGTTTGAGCGACAGGAGGAGCTGATTCAGTATTACCACACCGTGCTGGTGGAGACGCTGGAGGATCTCAAATTTGTCGGATACACGCCCACCCTGCGACAGCTGGTCTTGCAGCTGGAAAAGGGTCGATTTTTCG CCGTCACCGTATCCCTGGTCTGCCAGGCCATTTTGACGAACGACCAGACAGAAGACGCCGATTTCAATGCCTTGATGAAGGACGATGAGCGAGGAAGGAACTTTAGGAAAGTGTTGTATGCCAACAAGAGGCTGCAGGAGAATCTGAAACACATGCTGCCACGCTTCGACAGGAGTGGTCTTCTAGATGTCATCGACTGA